In Crassostrea angulata isolate pt1a10 chromosome 4, ASM2561291v2, whole genome shotgun sequence, one genomic interval encodes:
- the LOC128180016 gene encoding glutamate-rich protein 6-like isoform X1 produces MEILSDDNASESRFPLKKPLPPIGGGGDNEEIELPNSDSETEDEQINSKDEDERSTASNASSTARQKQGSGKSRPAVLRGFRREAPSEPESGTEKSSGDGTPTGRKSRSRKTEVMKKKTYDGREVTFITENTQTDWDWLEEAEKSGKARLLGPRDKKDNKQKKDSCSTPTKSDSKGKKEDSKTDIPVVQEEPSGPSPYPINDEFGVPMLELSSDSDTSSDEEEYTGRKVQDDRTFMPSIGPPQILQYNRESEKKEIEVSEPSERAQDEDEAETDEQGRIHGMFGGTCEFCGHAVQPWPTLEQQQTVPPDQLYCCNEYREFVEYTTEQAQAMETQHLNATKKISISSHPHYGSSKEDRKVAKERALQRMREKEMQRKQQEASGFQQQSNFYSSVRPNFRRQGLNAQNMYKDLDSQSPPPPLPNIDETFDSPGKTPTKSGLSFHKSRSTSSFILSAPHSGASRQAEKSEKILTYAELRNPESRSGLAVAQKMKTINYQLSSQKCLEEGWTVRPPSPLTADEGDDAFIPEPLNIDLIRSGRLGLVEKFYESGQKFLTMFPDGTGNIFYPSGSLAIAISSVQIGQFNYVVHAEMEKSSVLAVFEPNGYASCYHPNGVVRLCMDQLGGIELDDSGAKRRKWLWKDQVTHVHAPPFQPIHFSLNQYIGVRILSQERMVLDFSCGDRGKRFNVGSRLKLNHVEKIPPKEIDENHLYLEEQKIRVEKMLDKVATLLKFPKSPKIDKILPPLHVTSKALKTERLRQERANQIASQEAKKTKQAPIPALS; encoded by the exons ATGGAGATTTTATCGGATGACAACGCTTCCGAATCCCGCTTCCCCCTGAAGAAACCTCTTCCTCCGATAGGCGGCGGCGGGGATAACGAGGAAATTGAACTCCCGAACTCTGACTCAGAAACCGAGGACGAACAAATCAACTCCAAAGACGAGGATGAACGGTCCACTGCTTCAAATG CCTCTTCAACAGCCAGACAGAAACAAGGAAGTGGAAAATCTAGACCAGCTGTGCTAAGAGGGTTCCGTAGGGAGGCTCCATCAGAACCTGAGTCAGGGACCGAAAAAAGTTCTGGAGACGGAACACCTACTGG aAGAAAGTCTAGATCCAGAAAGACAGAGGTtatgaaaaagaaaacttaTGATGGCCGTGAAGTCACTTTTATCACAGAAAATACTCAGACTGACTGGGATTGGTTAGAAGAGGCGGAAAAGTCTGGAAAGGCTCGTCTTCTGGGGCCGAGAGATA AGAAGgataataaacaaaagaaagacTCTTGTTCCACTCCGACTAAATCCGACTCcaaag GTAAAAAAGAGGATTCTAAAACTGACATCCCCGTTGTTCAGGAAGAGCCCTCTGGCCCCTCCCCCTATCCAATCAATGACGAGTTTGGTGTTCCTATGCTGGAGCTGAGCAGTGACTCCGATACG AGTTCAGATGAAGAGGAATATACAGGGAGGAAAGTGCAGGATGATCGCACTTTCATGCCTAGCATCGGTCCACCGCAAATCCTGCAG tACAACAGAGAGTCAGAAAAGAAGGAAATCGAGGTCAGTGAGCCATCTGAGCGTGCTCAAGATGAAGACGAAGCAGAAACAGACGAGCAGGGTCGCATTCACGGTATGTTTGGGGGCACATGCGAGTTCTGCGGCCATGCTGTCCAGCCATGGCCGACTCTTGAGCAGCAGCAGACGGTCCCTCCGGATCAGCTGTACTGCTGTAATGAGTACCGTGAGTTTGTGGAGTACACCACTGAACAGGCCCAGGCGATGGAGACTCAGCACCTGAACGCAACCAAGAAAATCAGCATCTCCAGCCATCCGCACTACGGAAGCTCCAAGGAGGATAGGAAGGTGGCTAAAGAAAGAGCCCTGCAGAG GATGAGAGAAAAAGAAATGCAGAGGAAACAACAAGAGGCTTCTGGGTTCCAGCAACAGTCCAATTTCTATTCTT CTGTTAGACCAAATTTTCGAAGACAAGGCCTGAATGCACAGAATATGTACAAAGATCTGG ACAGCCAATCCCCACCGCCGCCTTTACCGAACATAG ATGAAACTTTTGATTCACCTGGTAAAACTCCCACCAAATCTGGGTTAAGCTTCCATAAATCTAGGTCCACAAGCAGTTTTATTCTGTCGGCACCTCATTCTGGTGCTAGCCGACAGGCGGAAAAGTCGGAAAAAATACTGACCTACGCAGAACTCCGAAATCCCGAAAGTCGGTCAGGGCTGGCAG TTGCCCAGAAGATGAAAACAATAAACTACCAGCTCTCCTCCCAGAAATGTCTGGAGGAGGGATGGACAGTCAGGCCCCCCAGTCCCCTCACTGCAGACGAAGGGGACGACGCCTTCATACCGGAGCCCCTCAACATTGACCTCATCAGGAGCGGAAGG cTGGGATTGGTGGAGAAGTTTTATGAAAGTGGACAGAAGTTCCTGACTATGTTCCCAGATGGAACAGGAAATATATT TTACCCATCAGGTAGTCTGGCCATTGCTATCAGCTCTGTACAGATAGGACAGTTTAATTATGTGGTACACGCAGAGATGGAGAAGTCCAGTGTACTGGCAGTGTTTGAACCCAACGGATACGCTTCTTGTTATCACCCTAATGGAGTAGTCAG ACTGTGCATGGACCAGTTGGGAGGGATTGAGCTGGACGACTCTGGAGCCAAGAGGAGGAAGTGGTTATGGAAGGATCAGGTCACTCATGTACACGCCCCTCCATTCCAACCAATCCACTTCAGTCTGAATCAATACATCGGGGTCAGGATCCTCTCCCAGGAGAGAATGGTCCTGGACTTCAGTTGTGGAGACAGAGGAAAGAGATTCAATGTGGGGTCAAGGCTCAAG CTAAACCATGTTGAAAAGATTCCACCAAAAGAAATTGATGAAAACCATTTGTATTTGGAGGAGCAGAAAATCAGAGTAGA GAAAATGCTTGACAAAGTAGCCACATTGTTGAAATTTCCCAAGTCTCCCAAGATAGACAAAATATTACCTCCCCTTCATGTGACCTCAAAAGCCCTGAAGACTGAACGCCTGAGGCAAGAGAGAGCCAATCAGATAGCATCACAAGAAGCAAAGAAGACCAAGCAGGCTCCAATCCCTGCCCTTAGTTAA
- the LOC128180016 gene encoding glutamate-rich protein 6-like isoform X3, with product MEILSDDNASESRFPLKKPLPPIGGGGDNEEIELPNSDSETEDEQINSKDEDERSTASNASSTARQKQGSGKSRPAVLRGFRREAPSEPESGTEKSSGDGTPTGRKSRSRKTEVMKKKTYDGREVTFITENTQTDWDWLEEAEKSGKARLLGPRDSKKEDSKTDIPVVQEEPSGPSPYPINDEFGVPMLELSSDSDTSSDEEEYTGRKVQDDRTFMPSIGPPQILQYNRESEKKEIEVSEPSERAQDEDEAETDEQGRIHGMFGGTCEFCGHAVQPWPTLEQQQTVPPDQLYCCNEYREFVEYTTEQAQAMETQHLNATKKISISSHPHYGSSKEDRKVAKERALQRMREKEMQRKQQEASGFQQQSNFYSSVRPNFRRQGLNAQNMYKDLDSQSPPPPLPNIDETFDSPGKTPTKSGLSFHKSRSTSSFILSAPHSGASRQAEKSEKILTYAELRNPESRSGLAVAQKMKTINYQLSSQKCLEEGWTVRPPSPLTADEGDDAFIPEPLNIDLIRSGRLGLVEKFYESGQKFLTMFPDGTGNIFYPSGSLAIAISSVQIGQFNYVVHAEMEKSSVLAVFEPNGYASCYHPNGVVRLCMDQLGGIELDDSGAKRRKWLWKDQVTHVHAPPFQPIHFSLNQYIGVRILSQERMVLDFSCGDRGKRFNVGSRLKLNHVEKIPPKEIDENHLYLEEQKIRVEKMLDKVATLLKFPKSPKIDKILPPLHVTSKALKTERLRQERANQIASQEAKKTKQAPIPALS from the exons ATGGAGATTTTATCGGATGACAACGCTTCCGAATCCCGCTTCCCCCTGAAGAAACCTCTTCCTCCGATAGGCGGCGGCGGGGATAACGAGGAAATTGAACTCCCGAACTCTGACTCAGAAACCGAGGACGAACAAATCAACTCCAAAGACGAGGATGAACGGTCCACTGCTTCAAATG CCTCTTCAACAGCCAGACAGAAACAAGGAAGTGGAAAATCTAGACCAGCTGTGCTAAGAGGGTTCCGTAGGGAGGCTCCATCAGAACCTGAGTCAGGGACCGAAAAAAGTTCTGGAGACGGAACACCTACTGG aAGAAAGTCTAGATCCAGAAAGACAGAGGTtatgaaaaagaaaacttaTGATGGCCGTGAAGTCACTTTTATCACAGAAAATACTCAGACTGACTGGGATTGGTTAGAAGAGGCGGAAAAGTCTGGAAAGGCTCGTCTTCTGGGGCCGAGAGATA GTAAAAAAGAGGATTCTAAAACTGACATCCCCGTTGTTCAGGAAGAGCCCTCTGGCCCCTCCCCCTATCCAATCAATGACGAGTTTGGTGTTCCTATGCTGGAGCTGAGCAGTGACTCCGATACG AGTTCAGATGAAGAGGAATATACAGGGAGGAAAGTGCAGGATGATCGCACTTTCATGCCTAGCATCGGTCCACCGCAAATCCTGCAG tACAACAGAGAGTCAGAAAAGAAGGAAATCGAGGTCAGTGAGCCATCTGAGCGTGCTCAAGATGAAGACGAAGCAGAAACAGACGAGCAGGGTCGCATTCACGGTATGTTTGGGGGCACATGCGAGTTCTGCGGCCATGCTGTCCAGCCATGGCCGACTCTTGAGCAGCAGCAGACGGTCCCTCCGGATCAGCTGTACTGCTGTAATGAGTACCGTGAGTTTGTGGAGTACACCACTGAACAGGCCCAGGCGATGGAGACTCAGCACCTGAACGCAACCAAGAAAATCAGCATCTCCAGCCATCCGCACTACGGAAGCTCCAAGGAGGATAGGAAGGTGGCTAAAGAAAGAGCCCTGCAGAG GATGAGAGAAAAAGAAATGCAGAGGAAACAACAAGAGGCTTCTGGGTTCCAGCAACAGTCCAATTTCTATTCTT CTGTTAGACCAAATTTTCGAAGACAAGGCCTGAATGCACAGAATATGTACAAAGATCTGG ACAGCCAATCCCCACCGCCGCCTTTACCGAACATAG ATGAAACTTTTGATTCACCTGGTAAAACTCCCACCAAATCTGGGTTAAGCTTCCATAAATCTAGGTCCACAAGCAGTTTTATTCTGTCGGCACCTCATTCTGGTGCTAGCCGACAGGCGGAAAAGTCGGAAAAAATACTGACCTACGCAGAACTCCGAAATCCCGAAAGTCGGTCAGGGCTGGCAG TTGCCCAGAAGATGAAAACAATAAACTACCAGCTCTCCTCCCAGAAATGTCTGGAGGAGGGATGGACAGTCAGGCCCCCCAGTCCCCTCACTGCAGACGAAGGGGACGACGCCTTCATACCGGAGCCCCTCAACATTGACCTCATCAGGAGCGGAAGG cTGGGATTGGTGGAGAAGTTTTATGAAAGTGGACAGAAGTTCCTGACTATGTTCCCAGATGGAACAGGAAATATATT TTACCCATCAGGTAGTCTGGCCATTGCTATCAGCTCTGTACAGATAGGACAGTTTAATTATGTGGTACACGCAGAGATGGAGAAGTCCAGTGTACTGGCAGTGTTTGAACCCAACGGATACGCTTCTTGTTATCACCCTAATGGAGTAGTCAG ACTGTGCATGGACCAGTTGGGAGGGATTGAGCTGGACGACTCTGGAGCCAAGAGGAGGAAGTGGTTATGGAAGGATCAGGTCACTCATGTACACGCCCCTCCATTCCAACCAATCCACTTCAGTCTGAATCAATACATCGGGGTCAGGATCCTCTCCCAGGAGAGAATGGTCCTGGACTTCAGTTGTGGAGACAGAGGAAAGAGATTCAATGTGGGGTCAAGGCTCAAG CTAAACCATGTTGAAAAGATTCCACCAAAAGAAATTGATGAAAACCATTTGTATTTGGAGGAGCAGAAAATCAGAGTAGA GAAAATGCTTGACAAAGTAGCCACATTGTTGAAATTTCCCAAGTCTCCCAAGATAGACAAAATATTACCTCCCCTTCATGTGACCTCAAAAGCCCTGAAGACTGAACGCCTGAGGCAAGAGAGAGCCAATCAGATAGCATCACAAGAAGCAAAGAAGACCAAGCAGGCTCCAATCCCTGCCCTTAGTTAA
- the LOC128180016 gene encoding glutamate-rich protein 6-like isoform X8: MEILSDDNASESRFPLKKPLPPIGGGGDNEEIELPNSDSETEDEQINSKDEDERSTASNASSTARQKQGSGKSRPAVLRGFRREAPSEPESGTEKSSGDGTPTGRKSRSRKTEVMKKKTYDGREVTFITENTQTDWDWLEEAEKSGKARLLGPRDKKDNKQKKDSCSTPTKSDSKGKKEDSKTDIPVVQEEPSGPSPYPINDEFGVPMLELSSDSDTSSDEEEYTGRKVQDDRTFMPSIGPPQILQYNRESEKKEIEVSEPSERAQDEDEAETDEQGRIHGMFGGTCEFCGHAVQPWPTLEQQQTVPPDQLYCCNEYREFVEYTTEQAQAMETQHLNATKKISISSHPHYGSSKEDRKVAKERALQRMREKEMQRKQQEASGFQQQSNFYSYSQSPPPPLPNIVAQKMKTINYQLSSQKCLEEGWTVRPPSPLTADEGDDAFIPEPLNIDLIRSGRLGLVEKFYESGQKFLTMFPDGTGNIFYPSGSLAIAISSVQIGQFNYVVHAEMEKSSVLAVFEPNGYASCYHPNGVVRLCMDQLGGIELDDSGAKRRKWLWKDQVTHVHAPPFQPIHFSLNQYIGVRILSQERMVLDFSCGDRGKRFNVGSRLKLNHVEKIPPKEIDENHLYLEEQKIRVEKMLDKVATLLKFPKSPKIDKILPPLHVTSKALKTERLRQERANQIASQEAKKTKQAPIPALS; encoded by the exons ATGGAGATTTTATCGGATGACAACGCTTCCGAATCCCGCTTCCCCCTGAAGAAACCTCTTCCTCCGATAGGCGGCGGCGGGGATAACGAGGAAATTGAACTCCCGAACTCTGACTCAGAAACCGAGGACGAACAAATCAACTCCAAAGACGAGGATGAACGGTCCACTGCTTCAAATG CCTCTTCAACAGCCAGACAGAAACAAGGAAGTGGAAAATCTAGACCAGCTGTGCTAAGAGGGTTCCGTAGGGAGGCTCCATCAGAACCTGAGTCAGGGACCGAAAAAAGTTCTGGAGACGGAACACCTACTGG aAGAAAGTCTAGATCCAGAAAGACAGAGGTtatgaaaaagaaaacttaTGATGGCCGTGAAGTCACTTTTATCACAGAAAATACTCAGACTGACTGGGATTGGTTAGAAGAGGCGGAAAAGTCTGGAAAGGCTCGTCTTCTGGGGCCGAGAGATA AGAAGgataataaacaaaagaaagacTCTTGTTCCACTCCGACTAAATCCGACTCcaaag GTAAAAAAGAGGATTCTAAAACTGACATCCCCGTTGTTCAGGAAGAGCCCTCTGGCCCCTCCCCCTATCCAATCAATGACGAGTTTGGTGTTCCTATGCTGGAGCTGAGCAGTGACTCCGATACG AGTTCAGATGAAGAGGAATATACAGGGAGGAAAGTGCAGGATGATCGCACTTTCATGCCTAGCATCGGTCCACCGCAAATCCTGCAG tACAACAGAGAGTCAGAAAAGAAGGAAATCGAGGTCAGTGAGCCATCTGAGCGTGCTCAAGATGAAGACGAAGCAGAAACAGACGAGCAGGGTCGCATTCACGGTATGTTTGGGGGCACATGCGAGTTCTGCGGCCATGCTGTCCAGCCATGGCCGACTCTTGAGCAGCAGCAGACGGTCCCTCCGGATCAGCTGTACTGCTGTAATGAGTACCGTGAGTTTGTGGAGTACACCACTGAACAGGCCCAGGCGATGGAGACTCAGCACCTGAACGCAACCAAGAAAATCAGCATCTCCAGCCATCCGCACTACGGAAGCTCCAAGGAGGATAGGAAGGTGGCTAAAGAAAGAGCCCTGCAGAG GATGAGAGAAAAAGAAATGCAGAGGAAACAACAAGAGGCTTCTGGGTTCCAGCAACAGTCCAATTTCTATTCTT ACAGCCAATCCCCACCGCCGCCTTTACCGAACATAG TTGCCCAGAAGATGAAAACAATAAACTACCAGCTCTCCTCCCAGAAATGTCTGGAGGAGGGATGGACAGTCAGGCCCCCCAGTCCCCTCACTGCAGACGAAGGGGACGACGCCTTCATACCGGAGCCCCTCAACATTGACCTCATCAGGAGCGGAAGG cTGGGATTGGTGGAGAAGTTTTATGAAAGTGGACAGAAGTTCCTGACTATGTTCCCAGATGGAACAGGAAATATATT TTACCCATCAGGTAGTCTGGCCATTGCTATCAGCTCTGTACAGATAGGACAGTTTAATTATGTGGTACACGCAGAGATGGAGAAGTCCAGTGTACTGGCAGTGTTTGAACCCAACGGATACGCTTCTTGTTATCACCCTAATGGAGTAGTCAG ACTGTGCATGGACCAGTTGGGAGGGATTGAGCTGGACGACTCTGGAGCCAAGAGGAGGAAGTGGTTATGGAAGGATCAGGTCACTCATGTACACGCCCCTCCATTCCAACCAATCCACTTCAGTCTGAATCAATACATCGGGGTCAGGATCCTCTCCCAGGAGAGAATGGTCCTGGACTTCAGTTGTGGAGACAGAGGAAAGAGATTCAATGTGGGGTCAAGGCTCAAG CTAAACCATGTTGAAAAGATTCCACCAAAAGAAATTGATGAAAACCATTTGTATTTGGAGGAGCAGAAAATCAGAGTAGA GAAAATGCTTGACAAAGTAGCCACATTGTTGAAATTTCCCAAGTCTCCCAAGATAGACAAAATATTACCTCCCCTTCATGTGACCTCAAAAGCCCTGAAGACTGAACGCCTGAGGCAAGAGAGAGCCAATCAGATAGCATCACAAGAAGCAAAGAAGACCAAGCAGGCTCCAATCCCTGCCCTTAGTTAA
- the LOC128180016 gene encoding uncharacterized protein LOC128180016 isoform X5, with protein MEILSDDNASESRFPLKKPLPPIGGGGDNEEIELPNSDSETEDEQINSKDEDERSTASNASSTARQKQGSGKSRPAVLRGFRREAPSEPESGTEKSSGDGTPTGRKSRSRKTEVMKKKTYDGREVTFITENTQTDWDWLEEAEKSGKARLLGPRDKKDNKQKKDSCSTPTKSDSKGKKEDSKTDIPVVQEEPSGPSPYPINDEFGVPMLELSSDSDTYNRESEKKEIEVSEPSERAQDEDEAETDEQGRIHGMFGGTCEFCGHAVQPWPTLEQQQTVPPDQLYCCNEYREFVEYTTEQAQAMETQHLNATKKISISSHPHYGSSKEDRKVAKERALQRMREKEMQRKQQEASGFQQQSNFYSSVRPNFRRQGLNAQNMYKDLDSQSPPPPLPNIDETFDSPGKTPTKSGLSFHKSRSTSSFILSAPHSGASRQAEKSEKILTYAELRNPESRSGLAVAQKMKTINYQLSSQKCLEEGWTVRPPSPLTADEGDDAFIPEPLNIDLIRSGRLGLVEKFYESGQKFLTMFPDGTGNIFYPSGSLAIAISSVQIGQFNYVVHAEMEKSSVLAVFEPNGYASCYHPNGVVRLCMDQLGGIELDDSGAKRRKWLWKDQVTHVHAPPFQPIHFSLNQYIGVRILSQERMVLDFSCGDRGKRFNVGSRLKLNHVEKIPPKEIDENHLYLEEQKIRVEKMLDKVATLLKFPKSPKIDKILPPLHVTSKALKTERLRQERANQIASQEAKKTKQAPIPALS; from the exons ATGGAGATTTTATCGGATGACAACGCTTCCGAATCCCGCTTCCCCCTGAAGAAACCTCTTCCTCCGATAGGCGGCGGCGGGGATAACGAGGAAATTGAACTCCCGAACTCTGACTCAGAAACCGAGGACGAACAAATCAACTCCAAAGACGAGGATGAACGGTCCACTGCTTCAAATG CCTCTTCAACAGCCAGACAGAAACAAGGAAGTGGAAAATCTAGACCAGCTGTGCTAAGAGGGTTCCGTAGGGAGGCTCCATCAGAACCTGAGTCAGGGACCGAAAAAAGTTCTGGAGACGGAACACCTACTGG aAGAAAGTCTAGATCCAGAAAGACAGAGGTtatgaaaaagaaaacttaTGATGGCCGTGAAGTCACTTTTATCACAGAAAATACTCAGACTGACTGGGATTGGTTAGAAGAGGCGGAAAAGTCTGGAAAGGCTCGTCTTCTGGGGCCGAGAGATA AGAAGgataataaacaaaagaaagacTCTTGTTCCACTCCGACTAAATCCGACTCcaaag GTAAAAAAGAGGATTCTAAAACTGACATCCCCGTTGTTCAGGAAGAGCCCTCTGGCCCCTCCCCCTATCCAATCAATGACGAGTTTGGTGTTCCTATGCTGGAGCTGAGCAGTGACTCCGATACG tACAACAGAGAGTCAGAAAAGAAGGAAATCGAGGTCAGTGAGCCATCTGAGCGTGCTCAAGATGAAGACGAAGCAGAAACAGACGAGCAGGGTCGCATTCACGGTATGTTTGGGGGCACATGCGAGTTCTGCGGCCATGCTGTCCAGCCATGGCCGACTCTTGAGCAGCAGCAGACGGTCCCTCCGGATCAGCTGTACTGCTGTAATGAGTACCGTGAGTTTGTGGAGTACACCACTGAACAGGCCCAGGCGATGGAGACTCAGCACCTGAACGCAACCAAGAAAATCAGCATCTCCAGCCATCCGCACTACGGAAGCTCCAAGGAGGATAGGAAGGTGGCTAAAGAAAGAGCCCTGCAGAG GATGAGAGAAAAAGAAATGCAGAGGAAACAACAAGAGGCTTCTGGGTTCCAGCAACAGTCCAATTTCTATTCTT CTGTTAGACCAAATTTTCGAAGACAAGGCCTGAATGCACAGAATATGTACAAAGATCTGG ACAGCCAATCCCCACCGCCGCCTTTACCGAACATAG ATGAAACTTTTGATTCACCTGGTAAAACTCCCACCAAATCTGGGTTAAGCTTCCATAAATCTAGGTCCACAAGCAGTTTTATTCTGTCGGCACCTCATTCTGGTGCTAGCCGACAGGCGGAAAAGTCGGAAAAAATACTGACCTACGCAGAACTCCGAAATCCCGAAAGTCGGTCAGGGCTGGCAG TTGCCCAGAAGATGAAAACAATAAACTACCAGCTCTCCTCCCAGAAATGTCTGGAGGAGGGATGGACAGTCAGGCCCCCCAGTCCCCTCACTGCAGACGAAGGGGACGACGCCTTCATACCGGAGCCCCTCAACATTGACCTCATCAGGAGCGGAAGG cTGGGATTGGTGGAGAAGTTTTATGAAAGTGGACAGAAGTTCCTGACTATGTTCCCAGATGGAACAGGAAATATATT TTACCCATCAGGTAGTCTGGCCATTGCTATCAGCTCTGTACAGATAGGACAGTTTAATTATGTGGTACACGCAGAGATGGAGAAGTCCAGTGTACTGGCAGTGTTTGAACCCAACGGATACGCTTCTTGTTATCACCCTAATGGAGTAGTCAG ACTGTGCATGGACCAGTTGGGAGGGATTGAGCTGGACGACTCTGGAGCCAAGAGGAGGAAGTGGTTATGGAAGGATCAGGTCACTCATGTACACGCCCCTCCATTCCAACCAATCCACTTCAGTCTGAATCAATACATCGGGGTCAGGATCCTCTCCCAGGAGAGAATGGTCCTGGACTTCAGTTGTGGAGACAGAGGAAAGAGATTCAATGTGGGGTCAAGGCTCAAG CTAAACCATGTTGAAAAGATTCCACCAAAAGAAATTGATGAAAACCATTTGTATTTGGAGGAGCAGAAAATCAGAGTAGA GAAAATGCTTGACAAAGTAGCCACATTGTTGAAATTTCCCAAGTCTCCCAAGATAGACAAAATATTACCTCCCCTTCATGTGACCTCAAAAGCCCTGAAGACTGAACGCCTGAGGCAAGAGAGAGCCAATCAGATAGCATCACAAGAAGCAAAGAAGACCAAGCAGGCTCCAATCCCTGCCCTTAGTTAA